A portion of the Magnetococcus sp. PR-3 genome contains these proteins:
- a CDS encoding D-Ala-D-Ala carboxypeptidase family metallohydrolase has translation MSKFCREAEMTYFEMHEFHCPCCQRAEMDEVFIQQLDHARKRADTPFHITSGYRCKAHNALVGGRPGSSHTLGKAVDLQAADSRSRFNIMRGLSMAGFKRIGLDTKRGFIHVDSDGDKPQNVLWGY, from the coding sequence ATGTCTAAATTCTGCCGGGAGGCTGAGATGACCTATTTTGAGATGCATGAATTCCACTGTCCCTGCTGTCAGCGGGCGGAGATGGATGAGGTCTTTATTCAACAGTTGGATCATGCCCGTAAGCGGGCGGATACCCCCTTTCACATCACCAGTGGTTACCGATGCAAGGCCCACAATGCCCTGGTGGGGGGGCGGCCTGGCAGCAGCCACACGCTGGGTAAAGCGGTGGATCTACAAGCCGCAGATAGCCGCAGCCGTTTTAATATTATGCGGGGGTTATCCATGGCTGGTTTTAAACGGATTGGCTTGGATACCAAGCGGGGCTTTATCCATGTGGATAGCGATGGGGATAAACCACAAAATGTGCTGTGGGGGTATTGA